The following are encoded together in the Pithys albifrons albifrons isolate INPA30051 chromosome 5, PitAlb_v1, whole genome shotgun sequence genome:
- the METTL14 gene encoding N(6)-adenosine-methyltransferase non-catalytic subunit METTL14: MYFRKTAAAETKLGAPKAPGVPRPGDTPGLGGSLQSPRCAPARGHPGTRREPPKPQVCPGPGTPRNPRGVSSPIREGSAAAGSDAGREVTPGGRRERSEGKERKGKARRRSGAMNSRLQEIRERQKLRRQLLAQQLGAENADSIGAVLNSKEEQREIAETRETCRAAYDTSAPNAKRKYPDEGEADEEEIEEYKDEVELQQDEENLPYEEEIYKDSSTFLKGTQSLNPHNDYCQHFVDTGHRPQNFIRDVGLADRFEEYPKLRELIRLKDELISKSNTPPMYLQADLEAFDIRELKSKFDVILLEPPLEEYYRETGITANEKCWTWDDIMKLEIEEIAAPRSFVFLWCGSGEGLDLGRVCLRKWGYRRCEDICWIKTNKNNPGKTKTLDPKAVFQRTKEHCLMGIKGTVRRSTDGDFIHANVDIDLIITEEPEIGNIEKPVEIFHIIEHFCLGRRRLHLFGRDSTIRPGWLTVGPTLTNSNFNAETYSSYFTAPNSHLTGCTEEIERLRPKSPPPKSKSDRGGGAPRGGGRGGTAAGRGERGRERNRTNFRGERGGFRGGRGGTHRGGFPTR, translated from the exons ATGTACTTTCGAAAAACCGCTGCCGCTGAAACCAAGTTAGGGGCCCCCAAAGCCCCAGGTGTGCCCCGGCCCGGGGACACCCCGGGACTCGGCGGGAGCCTCCAAAGCCCCAGGTGTGCCCCGGCCCGGGGACACCCCGGGACTCGGCGTGAGCCTCCAAAGCCCCAGGTGTGCCCCGGCCCGGGGACACCGCGGAACCCGCGGGGAGTCTCCAGCCCCATCCGTGAGGGCTCTGCGGCCGCGGGAAGTGACGCGGGCAGGGAAGTGAcgccgggcgggcggcgggagcgcagcgaagggaaggaaaggaaaggaaaggcgAGGCGGCGGAGCGGGGCCATGAACAGCCGCCTGCAGGAGATCCGCGAGCGGCAGAAGCTCCGCCGGCAGCTCCTGGCGCAGCAG TTAGGGGCCGAGAACGCGGACAGCATCGGCGCCGTGCTGAACAGCAAGGAGGAGCAGCGGGAGATCGCCGAGACGCGGGAGACCTGCCG GGCTGCTTATGATACTTCTGCACCAAATGCAAAGCGTAAATATCCAGATGAGGGAGAAGCAGATGAGGAAGAGATCGAGGAATATaag GATGAAGTAGAGCTGCAGCAAGATGAAGAGAACCTGCCCTATGAAGAAGAGATTTACAAAGATTCCAGTACCTTTCTTAAG GGCACTCAGAGCTTAAATCCACACAACGATTACTGCCAGCACTTTGTGGATACAGGACACAGACCCCAGAACTTCATCAGAGACGTTG GCTTAGCAGATAGGTTTGAAGAATATCCAAAACTTAGAGAGCTCATCAGATTGAAGGATGAGCTGATATCTAAATCTAACACTCCTCCCAT GTATTTACAAGCAGACTTGGAAGCATTTGATATTAGGGAGCTGAAGTCCAAATTTGATGTGATTCTCCTGGAACCACCCCTGGAAGAATATTACCGGGAGACTGGCATTACTGCCAACGAGAAGTGCTGGACCTGGGATGAT ATCATGAAATTGGAAATTGAAGAAATTGCAGCCCCAAGgtcatttgtttttctgtggtgTGGGTCAGGCGAGGGTCTGGATCTCGGCCGAGTG TGTCTACGGAAATGGGGCTACAGAAGATGTGAGGACATTTGCTGGATTAAAACAAATAAGAACAATCCTGGAAAGACCAAGACCCTAGACCCTAAGGCTGTTTTCCAGAGAACCAAG gagCACTGCCTCATGGGCATCAAGGGCACCGTGCGCCGCAGCACGGACGGAGACTTCATCCACGCCAACGTTGACATCGACCTCATCATCACAGAGGAGCCTGAAATCGGAAACATAGAAAAACCTGTCGAGATTTTTCACATCATTGAGCATTTCTGCCTTGGGCGACGACGGCTTCACCTTTTTGGGAGGGACAGTACAATTCGACCAG GTTGGCTGACAGTAGGACCCACCCTCACCAACAGCAACTTCAACGCGGAGACGTATTCCTCGTACTTCACGGCTCCCAACTCGCACCTGACCGGCTGCACCGAGGAGATCGAGCGGCTGCGGCCCAAGTCACCGCCGCCCAAGTCCAAGTCGGACCGGGGCGGGGGAGCGCCCAGGGGAGGCGGCAGAGGAGGGACTGCAGCAGGCCGGGGAgaaaggggcagggagaggaacagGACCAACTTCCGTGGGGAGCGCGGTGGCTTCCGAGGGGGCCGCGGAGGGACCCACCGCGGGGGCTTCCCCACCCGCTGA